The proteins below are encoded in one region of Anaerosporomusa subterranea:
- a CDS encoding sigma 54-interacting transcriptional regulator, giving the protein MTSILFLAPYHSMAELAASTARQLGANIYIEVAKDTEAKAAVAKHPNVGVIISRGGLAEEIKSTTGAGVSTVEVTMSINDLLSIVSKLSGLGLRRIGIVSRANLFDGIIGDFNISGTDLFIRSCRDEQEIEKTVRFLHRQGIEAVIGCRAAYETAKFCGIVAEFLESSAVSIKKAMEEALRIVEATERDKLQTAQLKAIIDNIEEGVIAVDDSGEVRFYNHAARRICAPTGKGLSGEQISELLRYRNQEKIIPINGTSVIAKVIPLALSKNKGDVVTFQEVSSIQAVERKIRFSSYEKGLYAKFTFSDIIGQSDSMKKMIGKAKTFSQYDSNLLIYGETGTGKEVLAQSVHNNSPRSKGPFVSVNTASIPPSLLESELFGYVEGAFTGARKGGKLGLFELAHGGTIFLDEIGELSPEIQSRLLRVLQEKEIMRIGDDRIIPIDVRVISATNRDLLELVREGKFRQDLFYRVHVLGVRVPPLRERTEDIPLIFEHYLTRFTKMAKMHKSKRFTLTPTAIKALDSYPWPGNIRQLRNVAEVMACNLSEGELIDQQQIMEVLGEQETRVDGGRSITIRETNDLKQMEAEIVQQLLARWGADEVCRRLNISKVTLWRKTKV; this is encoded by the coding sequence ATGACGTCCATTTTGTTCCTGGCGCCCTATCATAGCATGGCGGAATTGGCTGCCAGTACAGCCCGCCAATTAGGCGCTAATATATACATTGAGGTTGCCAAGGATACAGAAGCCAAGGCGGCTGTTGCGAAACACCCTAATGTCGGAGTGATTATTAGTCGCGGCGGCTTGGCGGAGGAAATCAAGTCAACGACAGGTGCGGGTGTTAGCACCGTCGAAGTCACTATGTCGATTAATGATTTGTTGAGTATTGTCAGCAAGCTGTCTGGTTTGGGCTTACGCCGAATCGGTATTGTCAGCCGGGCCAATCTGTTTGACGGTATTATCGGCGATTTCAATATTTCGGGAACTGACCTCTTTATCCGCTCCTGTCGGGATGAGCAAGAGATTGAGAAAACCGTGCGTTTCCTCCACCGGCAAGGAATCGAGGCAGTTATCGGCTGCCGAGCCGCTTATGAAACGGCGAAATTCTGCGGCATTGTGGCCGAATTTCTCGAATCAAGCGCAGTTTCCATCAAAAAAGCGATGGAAGAAGCGTTGCGGATTGTAGAGGCGACAGAACGGGACAAACTGCAGACCGCCCAACTCAAGGCGATTATTGACAACATCGAAGAAGGCGTCATTGCTGTCGATGACAGTGGAGAAGTCCGTTTCTATAACCATGCCGCCAGACGGATTTGCGCTCCGACGGGCAAGGGTTTGTCTGGCGAGCAGATTAGCGAACTGCTGCGCTATCGCAACCAGGAAAAGATTATTCCGATTAACGGCACTAGTGTGATTGCTAAGGTTATCCCGTTAGCGCTGAGTAAAAACAAGGGCGACGTCGTAACCTTTCAAGAAGTGAGCAGTATCCAGGCGGTAGAGCGAAAGATTCGCTTTTCTTCCTATGAGAAAGGCCTCTACGCAAAATTCACTTTTTCGGATATTATTGGCCAATCTGATAGCATGAAAAAGATGATTGGCAAGGCAAAGACCTTTAGCCAATATGATTCCAATCTATTAATCTATGGCGAGACCGGAACTGGTAAAGAAGTATTAGCCCAGAGTGTTCACAATAACAGCCCCAGAAGCAAAGGCCCATTCGTATCTGTCAACACAGCGTCGATCCCGCCTAGTTTGCTGGAAAGCGAACTGTTCGGCTATGTCGAAGGCGCTTTCACCGGCGCACGCAAGGGGGGCAAGCTGGGACTGTTTGAGTTGGCGCATGGAGGCACTATCTTTCTCGATGAGATTGGCGAACTGTCGCCAGAGATTCAAAGCCGGCTACTGCGGGTTTTGCAGGAAAAAGAGATCATGCGTATTGGTGACGACCGGATTATTCCGATCGATGTACGAGTTATCTCAGCGACGAATCGCGACTTATTAGAGTTGGTCAGAGAGGGAAAGTTCCGTCAGGATCTATTTTACCGGGTGCATGTGTTGGGTGTGAGGGTACCGCCACTGCGTGAGCGGACTGAGGATATTCCACTGATCTTTGAACACTATCTGACTCGTTTCACCAAAATGGCTAAGATGCATAAAAGCAAACGGTTTACATTGACACCTACCGCCATCAAAGCGCTTGATAGCTATCCCTGGCCAGGTAATATCCGCCAGTTGCGCAATGTAGCGGAAGTGATGGCCTGTAATTTGTCAGAGGGTGAGCTGATCGACCAGCAACAGATTATGGAGGTACTGGGAGAGCAGGAAACGCGGGTGGATGGTGGACGCTCGATCACGATTCGGGAGACGAATGATCTAAAGCAGATGGAAGCAGAGATCGTCCAGCAGCTATTGGCCCGTTGGGGGGCTGACGAGGTGTGCCGCCGACTCAACATCAGCAAGGTTACACTGTGGCGGAAAACAAAAGTATAA
- a CDS encoding C4-dicarboxylate TRAP transporter substrate-binding protein, producing MNKKWLLIAVAVVVMASLVLSGCGSSKQDSKLKADEKIVIKIAYGNNVGEPNDKAVREWGRLMKEKSNGKVEFQYFPSSQLGSQKDVTEQLTIGANVITISDGGFLMDYVPAFGVTYLPYIYDNKEQLYKLVDSDLFKDLSKQLETKGLYIVHSKWIYGNRHIIATKPVTKPEDLKGLKIRVPNIRLSTEMMNSMGAVATPMPLAEAYPGIMQGIINGAENPIPVHFGGKMHEGAKFLNLTHHQVNLSSWIAGKKFIDKLPADIVKMLKETGEEAGRFLEKENEKADKEALEKMKAAGVKVVEVDRAAFKEVMKDFPKKFSKEFPPELMEKVYSIIGSK from the coding sequence ATGAATAAGAAATGGTTACTGATCGCTGTGGCTGTCGTTGTGATGGCTTCGCTGGTTCTCAGCGGCTGTGGCAGCAGCAAGCAAGACTCCAAGCTTAAGGCAGACGAGAAAATCGTCATTAAAATTGCCTATGGCAACAACGTGGGCGAGCCTAATGACAAAGCAGTCCGCGAGTGGGGCCGTCTGATGAAGGAAAAGAGCAACGGCAAAGTTGAGTTTCAGTACTTCCCAAGTTCTCAGCTGGGTTCCCAAAAAGACGTTACCGAGCAATTGACAATCGGCGCTAACGTCATCACCATCTCTGATGGCGGCTTCCTAATGGACTATGTGCCAGCATTTGGCGTCACCTACCTGCCCTACATCTATGACAATAAGGAACAGCTCTATAAACTGGTAGACAGCGATCTGTTCAAAGATCTGTCGAAACAGCTCGAAACTAAAGGTCTTTACATCGTCCATAGCAAATGGATCTATGGCAATCGCCACATTATCGCTACTAAACCTGTTACCAAACCGGAAGACCTGAAAGGCTTGAAAATCCGCGTTCCCAACATTCGTCTTTCCACCGAAATGATGAATTCGATGGGTGCTGTCGCTACTCCGATGCCGTTGGCTGAGGCGTATCCGGGAATCATGCAAGGTATCATCAATGGCGCCGAAAATCCGATTCCGGTTCATTTTGGCGGCAAGATGCATGAAGGTGCAAAATTCCTTAATCTGACCCATCACCAAGTCAATCTGTCTTCCTGGATCGCAGGTAAAAAGTTTATTGACAAACTGCCGGCTGATATCGTGAAAATGCTGAAGGAAACTGGCGAAGAAGCTGGCCGCTTCCTTGAGAAAGAAAACGAAAAGGCTGACAAAGAAGCTCTTGAAAAAATGAAAGCTGCCGGCGTAAAGGTTGTTGAAGTAGACCGCGCCGCATTCAAAGAAGTCATGAAGGATTTCCCGAAAAAGTTTAGCAAAGAGTTCCCGCCTGAGTTGATGGAAAAAGTATATTCCATTATTGGCAGCAAGTAA
- a CDS encoding TRAP transporter small permease, translated as MLKLLRNLDDIVGMFLMAFIILLACANVFMRYVVGNPWGWVEEVTIFIFVWLTMIGAASVIKAEGHCSIDVLARKLPPKARRVLDTFVDLCVIVTLLLMIYYGTELTLSAGGKITPMLGIPYTYIDAAIPVSSLIMLSYYLRIAWDNITGKGPNSQTEESQ; from the coding sequence GTGTTGAAATTACTGCGTAATTTAGATGATATCGTTGGCATGTTTCTGATGGCATTTATCATACTGTTGGCTTGCGCCAATGTATTCATGCGCTATGTGGTTGGTAACCCCTGGGGCTGGGTTGAGGAAGTCACGATTTTCATCTTCGTGTGGCTGACCATGATTGGCGCGGCTTCGGTGATTAAAGCAGAAGGACACTGCAGCATCGACGTGTTAGCCAGAAAGCTGCCGCCAAAGGCCCGGCGCGTCCTGGATACGTTTGTTGACTTGTGTGTCATCGTCACTCTACTGCTGATGATATACTACGGAACAGAACTGACACTGTCAGCCGGCGGAAAAATCACTCCGATGCTAGGCATTCCCTATACCTATATCGATGCCGCAATTCCCGTATCCAGCCTGATCATGCTGTCCTACTACCTAAGGATTGCCTGGGATAACATCACCGGCAAAGGCCCAAATTCACAAACAGAGGAGTCACAATAA
- a CDS encoding TRAP transporter large permease encodes MAILAAALIMLALFGINVPVAFAITLSTFAYFFIANDLSPVFVIQRMIGGADNVPLLAIPFFMMLGSILNYTGITTRLLKLSELLSGHLRGGLAQTNVVLGALIGGPSGAGLADAAMICKVLVPEMVKNGYSRPFAAALTSASALLGPILPPGIGLIIYGFVSDTSIGKLFLGGMGPGVLLTILLMVTVDYIAKKRGYKPTRDKKPSMKEVVVATKDAVWGLMLMVIILGGIRYGIFTPTEAGAVTVIYSLIVGIAYRETKWADIKLALLESARANGSIMLILMASAGFAWILTWEGVASDVTGMMTGLTTSPALFLLIINVFLLVVGMFLDGNAAIVVLTPLLMPTVHAMGIDPVHFGITMIFNLSIGAITPPFGTTMFLTCNLSGVKLDDYMKEIWPFYVALLVALAVTTYYPPLSLILAELVN; translated from the coding sequence ATGGCCATTTTAGCAGCAGCATTGATCATGTTGGCGTTGTTTGGCATCAATGTACCGGTAGCCTTTGCCATTACACTGTCAACGTTCGCCTACTTCTTTATTGCCAACGACCTATCGCCGGTTTTTGTTATTCAGCGCATGATTGGTGGCGCAGATAATGTGCCACTGCTGGCGATTCCTTTCTTCATGATGTTAGGATCAATATTAAACTATACCGGGATTACCACCCGCCTGTTAAAGCTGTCAGAACTATTATCAGGCCATTTGCGCGGTGGCTTGGCTCAGACTAACGTCGTGCTGGGCGCACTGATTGGCGGCCCCTCTGGCGCCGGTTTGGCTGATGCGGCGATGATCTGCAAGGTCCTGGTGCCGGAGATGGTGAAAAACGGCTATAGCCGCCCCTTCGCCGCAGCGCTAACCTCGGCCTCTGCTCTCTTAGGCCCGATTCTGCCGCCAGGCATTGGCCTCATCATCTACGGATTTGTCTCAGACACCTCTATTGGCAAACTGTTTCTGGGTGGTATGGGACCCGGGGTACTGCTGACCATTTTATTGATGGTCACGGTTGACTATATAGCCAAAAAACGCGGCTACAAGCCGACGCGCGATAAAAAACCTAGTATGAAGGAAGTCGTGGTGGCAACCAAAGACGCGGTCTGGGGCCTGATGTTGATGGTCATTATCCTGGGCGGTATTCGCTACGGAATATTCACCCCGACTGAAGCAGGCGCAGTCACTGTTATCTACTCGCTGATTGTCGGTATTGCCTATCGGGAAACAAAGTGGGCAGATATTAAACTGGCGCTGTTAGAGTCGGCGCGTGCGAATGGATCGATCATGCTGATTTTGATGGCTTCGGCCGGCTTTGCCTGGATTTTGACCTGGGAAGGCGTGGCTTCTGACGTCACTGGCATGATGACTGGTCTGACAACCAGCCCGGCTCTGTTCTTACTGATTATCAACGTATTCTTGCTGGTTGTCGGTATGTTCCTCGACGGCAATGCCGCGATTGTCGTGCTGACCCCGCTCCTGATGCCGACTGTACACGCCATGGGCATTGATCCAGTTCACTTTGGCATTACGATGATCTTTAACCTGTCGATCGGCGCCATTACGCCGCCGTTTGGCACGACTATGTTCTTGACCTGCAATTTATCCGGCGTCAAGCTTGATGACTATATGAAAGAAATTTGGCCGTTCTATGTAGCACTGCTGGTTGCATTGGCGGTTACGACTTATTATCCGCCGCTGTCATTGATATTGGCAGAACTCGTGAACTGA